CggggtataggatgctctacaATAATCCTATTAAACACGCAAtatccatcaagtccttttgatgtaaaataTCTAGCAATAACAAGGTTAGTGAGACCTTAAattgtataatatgtgctagaaTTGTTTCAAAAAAGCATAATTTCTTGTGAACAATAATTAATTCAACACTTCGAAttatccaccagagccataaatcacttgaatggacCGCATTCTGTATGGATATGTCTACAAATATAACTttgtttcttttgaaaaaatgggttgtttaccatttgcatcttaggatggtctcaatccttTTTACTAAAGAATGACTTTGTAAAATAAGTGACATACTTTATtactttaaaagcataatgggaggggaGGTGGCgtttctagtactttagaaagagTTGATTGCGAGAGATGCCGTCACTTTGCATTCTTTCAATCTTTGTGATTCCCATTTTCTTGTTAACTCAAATAAAAGGATGTCCATTTAAGTTCTTTCAAAACAGAACATCATATCACAACCAAAAtgtctttatggttatgtcaaaaccTGAGTGAGTTAATTCCCAACATTACATTGTCAATTATCCAAGTATTAGTGATTTAAAGTTCACTATACTAATTGACtcattattttctctaaaatgtgATTCCTTTCATATTCATTGGAGTTAATTTGTAGATGCATTCTCACGGTTAGTTTTCGTTCAATAACCGTTTGCACAGACTTCGTATAAACTTAACAAAGTGTGACTAGATTTTGGTTCTTACAGAGCTCATGTAAATTTTAATCTTTATACTGATTAGGAAACAAAGATTGAGCATTTCTTCGCTCGGATATTATCTGTAATGATCCAATCATCGCATGGTATTACATAAGGAAACAATTTAACAAGCAgtttaatatatttccttaagagCTTtgtgtaataagtggtgtggccttattacataACAAACAAAAATTTATCTCATTTACTTTAAAGTGTTACAGTTCATGaggatgatatacttttcatcataatgtacgaATGATCCGTTTAACTCAAGTACTTATGAGTATAgctcaagtgctttagagtatTTCAGTCTCGTGgaaatgatatacttttcatttcaTAAGTACAAACTATGAATTTAGTTCTCcgcataaaaaaaaattctttattttaACTTAAAAAAAATGTTTACTAAACTACCATACAATCAATAGTCCGGGATCAAATCATACAAAATTCAGTTGAATAAAGATGATTAATAAAAACTTATCAAAATGTAAGTGTATTAATTGGGAAAGTTTCTTATTGCCATTGAAGTTGACAAGCGGGGGTATGACCTTTTTTTAACATATAGTGAGTTTGTTGTCATTTAAACTCTCTATATATCTCGTAGTTGGCTGCTACTATATGATACCTGCATTCCATCACTTGTACCATATGTTTATACCAAGTGTCCAACTCTCAGTCCAGAATTACGTATCTGTCTCATGCTCAGTAAATACATTTACTTTGTATTGTTACTACTTGAGCCAATATTACAAGTGTTTTAAATTCCAATGAACGTTCAAATTTTGGGGGGAAAaatttcatgaatgtttcaaaaACTTCCTTCAGAGCATTCTATCGTCTGAAATCAATATGTCGCCTTAAATGTAGAAGTTATGCCTTCATCTTTTGAACAATGCATCATCATTGGTTGAAGGTTTCATGATGGAAGTAAATGCCTTTTAGACACAATTGACTTCTGTAACAAAGGCTCTTTAATGGCGCTTAAGTACTTCTGAGTCCAAAAGGTCAAATCTTAATCGAGTTGGTTTAATCAGAACCGGTCAACAGATTGGTCAATGCCCGGTCCATTGGGTTGACTATGTCATGGTTAACAAAAGTACACATATTTATATATGAAGTGCTTAGGCCCATTGATAATAAACATGAAATTATTAGCATATGAGTCCAAAACATATCATtaaccctaaaaattgaaaaattcttcTTTCAACTGTTCTGATCGACAGACAAACGCATCATAGTCCGATCATGATGAAATTTTTACAGATGATTCATCACAATGTTTCTCTAAACATAATAcaatttcaaggaaatccaaCGGCCATATAAAACTATATTCATGATGTCGTATGACTGTTCCAATTAACGTTTCTGTGGACACAGCTGAAAATATCATGTACTTTGGAGTATTTTCCATGGTtggatatttatgaaatttttacagtGGTTCAAGGAGAACATTATGTAACACATAACAAAAATACAGACTAATCTAACGGTTGGAATTCCTAAAACTTTGGATTTTCGACGCTGTTATAGATTAGAGTTTTCCTGAACGTACACGAATTCATTAAAATCTAGTTTTGGAGATTGCATCATATTCCGATTTCATTTAAATTTTAACGGACAAAGTAATAACTAATTTTATGGAACATattaaaatttcataacaatctaACGATTAAATCTCTATGTTTTATAATCATACGTTTGTGGAACCCTAATATAAACTACGAAAACaaaatttctttgttcaaaagaaataccTGGTAACGCATCCATGATGATAAAAAAATAGGATCAGAACCACGCTCTTCAAGGAATAATCCATAACCAATCTtgaacgaaaaaaataaaaatgcaccAGTTGGCAGAGTcgtcgtgcatgataacgtgttgcagtggaaaatatggagaaagtaaAGAGACAAAGAGAGGTTTCTATTATCAGCTTCATCAGGTTACATGGAACAATATCCTATATATACATGTAGGAAGAAAACCTTAGATACTATATTAGGCCTCACATCAATGGGCTACAAGCCCTACAATAAATAACCATTTTTAGCTTTAATAAAATCTAAAACAGTCcgtgagttataaccccaaaggtgtcactatccatccacacaaaacccatcaaaacaaaagtaacacaaaaacccaaaaaaaacaaaagtaacacaaaaaccccaaagaatttgatgaaaccaattttgaaatttagggtttttgtatcaattttgtttaagatggagttttagtgGATCCCAACAGTTGaacggggtttttgtaccacaggtttggtcaccttgggtttttacgACTAGTTCTGAAtctaaaaactaataaaaataaaatttacatttaatccataaaaaatcacaaacacCACCATTGGAGATGAACTATTTTTCCTCCCTGAACTtaaggaaaaattggaatgaAGATGTCTTGTTTATGTTGCCACCTAGGAAACGCACACAACcatcattggagaagctctaagccTATTAAAGAGTATGGAGTTTTTGGCGAATCAATCCTAGCCTAGCTGTAAAATAGTTCTACTGTTTTAGGCAAAAACAAATGTTAAGAGTCGAGGCAAGAGAGGGTTGTCCACAGATATAAGGTTCTCTGCTGTAGTCCTTGATAGTTGAGAATCTTGAGATATTGGCACACATGACATGAGATTAACCGATAGATTCATGTAACAAAAAGTAAGCACTTAAATCAGACTCGGATTTTGAATACTTCATCTGTAAATATTGGTCGGCATAATCAGTTCAGATAAAACTTGAAAAATACAAAGACGAGGAGAAACTAGAAACTTAATGAGGTAGAACTATTTAACGCAGTCATTTCTAAAATGTGCAAGTATCAATGATCTCAGACGTGATACGTGTAGGATCACATGAAGAATCAATGTGTTCAAGGTGGTTCTTGTTTCCACAATCATTTTAATGGTATGTAACCAACAAGATAAACAAGTCTCAGCATCACTGGAAAATCATGAAGCTATCAGCTCTTGTTCTGAAATTATTCGCCTGACTTCATTTGCGAGGTCCGTGACATGCTTGTCGTTTTTGCACCCTACATTAACCAAACAAGACTTGAGAGTTAACAGAAAATATAATAAACACAAGGGAAGAACTAAAGAAGACAAAGATATTTGCTTGTTTGAGAGATATATCGGAATTGGCCTGAATCAAGTTCAAGAAGACTGCAAGATATCTACCTAGCTGAAGAAGGGCTTCTTCCAGATGAAACAAGTAATCTCTGTTGGGTCCTGAAGGGCCTTTTGCCTTCACTATTTGGCTGCACATGTAGGAAACAATAATTAACTGCAGTGTAAAGGATGCggttcctaaaataaaattagacACGAAAGAAGCATTAGCTACTAGCGTACTATAGTACTCGAAAGTAGAAAAGAAGTTCAGGAAAAATACATACTTAGCCATCTCTTCAAGAGATGCAGGACCTAGGTAATTCTGATTGAGTTTCTTGTCAGGTGACGCAATGTATCTACATGGGAAACAATCCTGggttagaaaaagaaaagaagctaACAAACATGCAAACGATATATAGCATTCTTGTTCATTTCTGCTTACAACTTACACCATGACTCCAGTGATGGCAGGAGTTGTAGACGTTGGATCCTGAAGATATTTTACATTGGGAAGTCAGGAACAGTAGGAATCCGTCGTAAACGTGCAGTTTAAGTAAATCAACATACACTAACAGTATATAGCATGGCCAACAATTATACTTACAGTAAAGAAGTCAAGATAAGCCTTCACATCATACTGCTTCTCCCTCACTTCCAAATGCTGCATCTCACACCAACATAGAAGGAGGAATACTGTCAAGTAAATGAAACCATCCAATTGGCTAAACACTGTTCAAATCCTAAATTTTAGGGTCAATATAACGAAAAGAAATTGTGCTGGTACAACAAGAAGTACTGAATTCCTAGAGAAGTATGGACTATAGAGTTCGGGTATGTCAAATTGTCTCAAAATCAAGAGTAGTCGTCGAGATATAAGGATTAAGGAATTTGGTTACATTTCCAGCAACTGAAGACAAATGCAACTTATTACGGACTACCACAAATTCATACTTTCACTCACTGGAAGCATATCAACATGAAATGGTACGGATGCCAATCCTCAATTAATACTAACTCCAAGTACATTACACATTTGTGAGACGAAATCTGAAGAAAGCTTCACAGTTACACATAACTTTTTTGGCAAAGATGATTATCTGCGGATTTTTATGGCTGTGCTAAATATAAACTGAAAAAAGAATGTTTACAATAACTTAAACTTTACTTATTCTTATTCTAGGATAAGGTGGAATGTATTTATTTATGTAAATGATTCGACAAGGCTGCCTGATAAGACAACCGTAAtggtaaatatatatattttttttaatctatGGACTATGGTGAGGTGTTTGCCCTAAAGAATCCCATGCCAACTAACCGCTGTTTAAGACTTCAAGCCAAGATTCCTAGGTTTATGTATTAGATTTTCCAATAAGATACAATAGGTTCTACCCCAATCTTCCTTCTCGCGCTAAGCATATTACAGTAAGGGCGCCCTTACAGTAACAAAGAGCAAATCAACCAAAAATACCCTAGACCAACTTTCTTTGGAGACTACATGAGATTTCAACGGATATTGGCAAAAGGAATTGCTGCGAACTGGAAAAGCATAACTGCGCAATATATTCACAAGATTGACTAAACATGGAATCAGATTTCACAGCACCAAGGATGATTAGCAATGAATTTTACCTCCAATGCAGCCTTTTCATCCTCCCCTCCTGAAACTTTATAGGCCACACCCCACTGCAATCTCGTAAAACAAGCAAAGCAGAACAAAAGATGAATACATTATTAACTGAATCAATGATATATTGCAGCCAAGGAATCTTCGATGCATATAGAACTTCATTTCGCTTAATTCCGTGACGAAATCGATAATAATTTAGTTTTCGGAAGAATAAGAACTAAAGAATTTAATGGAAACAtcattgaagaaaaagaaaagcaaacTTACACAAACATCTCCTTGAAGAGGCTCCATAGTCACAGTTCTCCCTGGATACTCTGGAGTACCCCTGTGATCAGTACTCCCTAATTATACCCAAAATACACACAGCTTTATAATCAAATTCACACTTAATTCTATCCATTTTCAATTCAATTGAGCTCATTTTCTGTATAAGAGATTACCTTGGTAGAAGACACGGCGATAATCTTTGATGAAACCAACTACACGATCATCGTGATGAAATCCAGCTTTCCAGATTAAAGACCCATATCCGAATACCCATAACACCATTTCCTCGCTCTCTTTAAAATTGGGGCTCTTCACTCAAAAGGGTTCTTTCCTCACTCTTCTTCTCTCACTCTCACTCCGTAAATATTGGAAGGAGAAAAAAAGAGACACAGAACCCAATCATGGATGAACTTCTGTTTTGCTGTTCCTAACT
This DNA window, taken from Papaver somniferum cultivar HN1 chromosome 3, ASM357369v1, whole genome shotgun sequence, encodes the following:
- the LOC113356209 gene encoding gamma-glutamylcyclotransferase 2-3-like, whose amino-acid sequence is MVLWVFGYGSLIWKAGFHHDDRVVGFIKDYRRVFYQGSTDHRGTPEYPGRTVTMEPLQGDVCWGVAYKVSGGEDEKAALEHLEVREKQYDVKAYLDFFTDPTSTTPAITGVMVYIASPDKKLNQNYLGPASLEEMANQIVKAKGPSGPNRDYLFHLEEALLQLGCKNDKHVTDLANEVRRIISEQELIAS